From Sporosarcina sp. Te-1, the proteins below share one genomic window:
- a CDS encoding GNAT family N-acetyltransferase, whose protein sequence is MGFIIEKAKLSDAKLLAELYWDAYSENEKLGLPASASSVSVQEVEQWINDTILFVAKQPNSPIILGTVRLKFNKDWNCFVLSRLAVKSELKGQGLSKQLMKSAEKEITDRRENVIRLTVAQKHPYLPTMYKRRGYNIVGQRILNELSYNEFIMEKILIE, encoded by the coding sequence TTGGGGTTTATTATTGAAAAGGCTAAATTAAGTGATGCAAAATTACTTGCGGAATTATATTGGGATGCGTATTCGGAAAATGAGAAGTTAGGACTTCCGGCAAGTGCGTCAAGTGTTTCAGTTCAAGAAGTGGAACAGTGGATCAACGATACAATTTTATTTGTCGCCAAACAACCAAACTCACCTATTATTTTGGGCACTGTCCGTCTAAAGTTTAATAAGGATTGGAACTGCTTCGTACTCAGCAGACTAGCGGTAAAATCAGAGCTAAAGGGACAGGGCTTATCTAAGCAATTAATGAAATCAGCTGAAAAAGAAATAACCGATAGAAGAGAGAACGTAATTCGATTAACTGTGGCGCAAAAACATCCTTATTTACCTACTATGTATAAACGAAGAGGTTACAATATAGTGGGGCAGCGTATATTGAATGAGCTCTCATATAATGAGTTTATTATGGAAAAGATATTGATTGAATAA
- a CDS encoding helix-turn-helix transcriptional regulator, translated as MAFEKDDGMKKPVVVVDHVYSPVVEALSLLGFFVGATKNEFAEADSGKVLAELSSEAKKIIEMWPKSIALGFSPLLNFLLPCPYFHDVQAFVEGMDQLSDAEYVYNFFSEYIPLPQVEELVEAPASLPDYEETILWDTDEKREAIMEFLASLNTYRRGFSSLVVEIDASIEFQQALEAKKEMAETAMQEVQSISMEPLALAQYVMGKSFRRTSQYKMFYFIPSYYSSPGRIRLFNTEVCIVIYGCAVPLSDVIDTSKELESQLKVLADRNRLLMLRLLSGQREYGAKIAEYLGITTATVSHHLELLKKAGLVKEEKVGNIKYFSCDQEKVEQVLAEIRDFI; from the coding sequence ATGGCATTTGAGAAGGACGATGGAATGAAGAAACCAGTGGTAGTGGTAGACCATGTATATTCTCCGGTTGTCGAGGCATTGTCACTGCTAGGGTTTTTCGTAGGGGCAACGAAAAACGAATTTGCTGAAGCAGACAGCGGAAAAGTTTTAGCAGAATTATCGAGTGAAGCAAAGAAAATTATTGAGATGTGGCCAAAATCAATTGCATTAGGATTCTCCCCATTGCTCAATTTTCTATTGCCGTGTCCTTATTTCCATGATGTCCAAGCGTTTGTGGAAGGCATGGATCAATTAAGCGATGCCGAATATGTCTATAATTTCTTTTCAGAGTATATCCCATTGCCCCAGGTAGAAGAATTGGTAGAAGCTCCCGCGTCGTTACCCGATTACGAAGAGACAATTTTGTGGGACACAGATGAAAAACGGGAAGCCATCATGGAATTCCTGGCCAGCCTGAACACGTATCGGCGTGGGTTCTCCTCCTTGGTAGTAGAGATTGACGCCTCGATCGAGTTCCAGCAGGCTTTGGAGGCCAAAAAGGAAATGGCGGAAACGGCAATGCAGGAAGTCCAATCGATTTCGATGGAACCTCTTGCGCTCGCCCAATACGTCATGGGGAAGTCTTTCAGACGGACAAGCCAGTACAAAATGTTTTATTTTATCCCGTCTTATTATAGTTCACCAGGACGCATCCGACTCTTTAATACGGAAGTCTGCATCGTCATCTACGGATGTGCCGTTCCGTTATCTGACGTCATAGACACGAGCAAAGAGCTTGAGTCGCAGCTGAAAGTGTTAGCGGACCGGAACCGTTTGCTGATGTTGCGGCTGTTGTCCGGCCAACGGGAGTATGGAGCCAAGATTGCGGAATACTTAGGCATCACGACGGCGACGGTGTCCCATCATCTTGAACTATTGAAGAAAGCCGGATTGGTGAAGGAAGAGAAAGTGGGTAATATTAAATACTTCTCTTGTGATCAGGAGAAGGTGGAGCAGGTATTGGCTGAAATAAGGGATTTTATTTAA
- a CDS encoding TetR/AcrR family transcriptional regulator, whose translation MPKVSPEYVLRKKNTILEAASSVCKDKPLYEITMRDIIKASGMSQGGIYRYYSDLDEILVAVINQTNANANYTQAVNAIIENTDSPKESIKKLFAFLGEYIKENLFTIGKIQFELTIVFANNPERQEKILPNITESESGQYLVEQLFRTIHEGISSGIFKPEVAPEEIFTFIMTSIDGIVRDVVLQKCYGMFQNSQVQFDEIRLMDTLCKSVLLLLGSK comes from the coding sequence ATGCCAAAGGTAAGCCCTGAATATGTACTTAGAAAAAAAAATACGATTTTAGAAGCTGCTTCATCGGTCTGTAAAGATAAGCCACTTTATGAAATCACGATGAGAGATATCATTAAAGCATCGGGGATGAGTCAAGGAGGTATTTACCGTTATTATTCGGATTTGGATGAAATACTTGTTGCAGTCATAAATCAGACGAATGCTAATGCAAACTATACACAAGCTGTCAATGCGATCATTGAGAATACCGATTCTCCTAAAGAATCTATAAAAAAATTATTTGCTTTTCTTGGGGAATACATTAAGGAAAACTTGTTTACGATTGGTAAAATCCAATTCGAGCTCACAATAGTGTTTGCGAACAACCCTGAGAGACAAGAGAAGATATTGCCGAATATCACTGAGAGTGAAAGCGGGCAATATTTAGTGGAACAGTTATTTCGAACAATTCATGAGGGAATTTCTTCGGGAATCTTTAAGCCTGAAGTAGCTCCGGAAGAGATTTTCACTTTTATAATGACATCCATTGATGGAATTGTAAGAGATGTCGTTTTACAAAAATGCTACGGGATGTTTCAAAATAGTCAGGTGCAGTTTGACGAAATCCGTCTAATGGATACTCTATGCAAATCCGTATTGTTATTGTTGGGTTCTAAATAA
- a CDS encoding CPBP family intramembrane glutamic endopeptidase — MGKEIRRFLFYTFVSSWILWGGLAILTQLNLLRFGTALSLILFILGGITPAFCEIWLKKKYSSKEDFNSFVKNIKNPGHPFSWYAFTIGLAFAACFLPTLWGGASLENPLYIALILFPIMVIGGGLEEIGWRGYLQPALQKKWSSFTSTFMVGGIWAIWHLPLWFVVGSNQTSMNFLWFTLSALALSFLLTVIYSFTNSIFLCIIFHALINSFWEVFIPNTTVVSALLTLLFALLIFILFRWYHVKSDTNEPNLAPE; from the coding sequence TTGGGAAAAGAGATAAGAAGATTTCTATTCTATACCTTTGTTTCCTCGTGGATTCTATGGGGTGGCTTAGCCATATTAACGCAGTTAAATCTGCTAAGGTTTGGAACCGCATTGTCATTGATATTGTTTATACTTGGAGGTATCACCCCCGCCTTTTGCGAAATTTGGCTGAAAAAGAAATATAGCTCTAAAGAAGATTTTAACTCTTTTGTAAAAAATATAAAAAATCCCGGACATCCATTTTCTTGGTATGCATTCACCATTGGGCTTGCATTTGCGGCATGTTTTTTGCCTACTCTTTGGGGTGGAGCATCTCTGGAAAATCCTCTCTATATTGCATTGATTTTATTTCCAATCATGGTGATTGGGGGAGGCTTAGAAGAAATAGGGTGGCGAGGATATTTACAGCCTGCGCTGCAGAAAAAATGGTCGTCATTTACAAGTACATTCATGGTGGGTGGTATTTGGGCAATCTGGCATCTCCCATTATGGTTCGTAGTTGGATCAAACCAAACAAGTATGAACTTTCTCTGGTTCACTCTCAGTGCATTAGCTTTATCTTTTCTCCTGACAGTCATTTATTCTTTTACTAATAGTATTTTTCTATGTATTATTTTTCACGCTTTAATTAACTCATTTTGGGAAGTATTTATCCCAAATACGACTGTTGTTTCTGCTTTATTAACTCTTTTATTTGCTTTGCTTATTTTTATTTTATTTAGGTGGTATCATGTAAAGTCTGATACAAACGAGCCAAACTTGGCCCCTGAGTAA